The DNA sequence ATCATCGGACTCGCAAAAGCCTCAGATTCAAAGTATGTCGTAATTCACTTTCTTATGTTTTAGTACACTTATCTACCATGATCTAGCTTAAATAACCGATCCGTTCTTAAGTAGGACCGGAAAAGCCTCCCATCGAACCAGCACGAAGATCACACGAAAACATCGAGTTCAGGTCGGTGACACGTTTTAGAAACTGTTATTATTATGACATCTTATTGAGTTTGATATATTAAGGATTGTTATGCAAATTGTCTTTGGGAACAGGTCTCCATTCACTAGGAAAGGTTACAATGGCAAAATGCCAGGGGAAATGAGTGTGCCGGATACtgatatttcttttgttggcTCGGGAAGGCCGAGCGTCGACAAATTGTTCCCGACATACTATGATGCCGTGGATCCAGGACGAATGCCCCCACGACTGTCGAATGGCACCGATGGTGATATATATCATAGCTTTGAATCGCAGCCGTTCGGACGCAAATCATTGGATGTAAACTTACAAGAATTTTCATCGATCTTCTCGGAAGGCGAAAGATTATCGACTTCGTCACAGAGTATGGTAAGTGCTAGATTATAGAGATTGATTTGATTCTCGTCCCGTTCACGAGCTGGGAAAGATATTGAATTCGTCGTATAAATCGTCGATGACTGCAGGAAGAAGTAGAGGCTGAGATGAGGAGGCTGAAGCTGGAACTAAAGCAAACTATGGAAATGTATAGCACAGCCTGCAAGGAAGCACTTACAGCTAAGCAAAAGGTGAAAGAAGTTAAATTATTGTATggaaattgtgagatctcacgtcggttggagaggagaacgaaacattccttataagggtgtggaaacctctctctggtagacgcgttttaaaaaccttgagggaaaacccgaaaagggaaagcccaaagaggacagtatctgttagcggtggacttggactgttacaaatggtatcagaggcagacATCGGGTGATGtgaggggtagacacgaggcggtatgccagcaaggacgctgggccctgaaggggggtggattgtgagatcccgcatcagttggggaggagaacgaagcattgtttataagggtgtgaaaacctctccctagcagacacgttttaaaaaccttgagaggaagctccatgagggaaaggccaaagaggacaatatctgatagcggtgAGCTATTACAGAAGTTTAAAACAAACTCTTCACATGTATTGCAGGCGATAGAGCTTCAACGATGGAAATCGGAGGAAGAACGGAGAATCGAGGAGGCTAGACTTGCTGAGGAAGCTGCATTAGCGATGGTCGAGCAGGAAAAGGCGAAGTCTCGAGCGGCTATGGAGGCTGCTGAAGCATCTAAACGGATCGCGGAGTTGGAAGCACAAAAGAGAATTAACGCGGAAATTAAAGCATTCAAGGAAgcagaagagaaaaagaaggcaTTGGATGCATTGGCAAACAACGACGTTAGGTATCGGAGGTACACGATCGAGGAGATCGAAGCTGCTACCGAGTTCTTCTCGGAATCTTTGAAGATTGGAGAGGGAGGCTATGGACCTGTTTACAAGGGTTATTTGGATCACACACCTGTTGCCATTAAGGTCTTACGTCCAGATGCAGCTCAAGGAAGGTCACAGTTCCAACAAGAGGTGAGGAACCAAACAGTATCCTAGGATTATCCAAATGTTCTGTTTGTTGTAACATAATCTATTAATATGCTTCTTGCATCGTTTATAGGTCGAAGTACTAAGCTGCATCCGACATCCGAACATGGTTCTTCTCCTCGGAGCATGCCCCGAGTACGGCTGCTTGGTCTACGAGTTCATGGCAAATGGTAGCTTGGACGATTGCCTCTTTCGTCGTAAAGAAAAGTCGAAACCTCTTTCTTGGCAACTTAGATTCAAAATTGCAGCTGAAATCGGCACGAGCTTGTTGTTCCTCCACCAGACTAAGCCCGAGCCACTCGTGCACCGTGACTTGAAGCCAGCCAACATCTTGCTCGATTTTAACTACGTTAGCAAGATTAGCGACGTTGGTTTGGCTAGGCTTGTTCCCCCATCGGTAGCAGATAGTGTGACACAATATAGAATGACGTCAACTGCTGGCACGTTCTGCTATATCGATCCCGAGTATCAACAAACCGGTATGCTCGGTGTAAAGTCCGACATATATTCTTTAGGAATCATGTTTCTTCAGCTGATTACAGCAAAACCACCCATGGGATTGACTCACCATGTCGGAAGAGCCATTGAGAAAGGGAATTTGTCTGAACTTCTTGATCCATCTGTTCTTGATTGGCCAGCTGAAGAAACCTTATGCTTTGCAGAGTTGGCTTTAAAATGTGCCGAGTTGAGAAGGAAAGATCGACCCGATCTTAGTAAGACCGTTCTTCCCGAGCTCATCAGATTACGATCGGTAGCCGAAGCGAGCTTGTATTCGTCGGACAAGGATGGCGTTTAGCAGTCCTGTATTGAATGCTTGTCGGAATTCTACCAGAAGAGTGAACCAAAGCAGTTCATGATCTAGCATAACGCTATAAATTCGGTTCTTGATCATAACTTCTCGTGGATCGTCATCTCAATCTTGCAATAGCTCAGGCGTCTTACCGTGCTCGTCGTCGTTGTAAGATGTTGATTTCCAAAGAATGATGTCtgaatatatctccattgggCCAGAAAAGAGATAAATTTTGTAGATAATTTAGTGTTCATATGTAGCATATTTATGTCTAAAGCTGTAAGAAATTTGTCTATTCCTATATCACTTTCCTTCTTCATTTGGTTTGACATCCATGCAAGTCCATGCAAATTCTGCCTTTAAAGTCGCAAAACACTATCCCGAGCGTAAGTCGCTATTAACTTGATGCATTTTGTTGGACTCGTTAAGTACAGGACGAGGACGTAATGTGAGGTTGTGGGCACCCATATACCACTTCGAACGGTTTTGTTTGGTGGCTGGACGATGAGTGCTATTGTACCACAGTGTGTCTTTGTCTAATTCAACtatttcaaaatcattctCGAACATGTGCGTATAGCAAAGCAACAGATATGACTCACTTTGTGACACGCGCCCAGCTAGTGTGAATATTacataaaatgtttattttttgtctaaatattataatgaCAACCAAACGTCTCATAAAAAGacgaaaaaataaagaaggaaGCAAAAACGAGAGTGATAGAAGGAACCCACATGAATAAAAGAAGCCCGAGCAAGAGCTAAAGCGAGGATAAAAAGAGGGCTATAAATACACCTTTTGATCATCTAAAAACCCcttcaattttcataattttcaataataacttttttaaaaactatatatatatatatatatatatatatatatatattcacatGAATAAAAGAAGCCCGAGCAAGAGCTAAAGCGAGGATAAAAAGAGGGCTATAAATACACCTTTGATCGTCTAAAAACCCcttcaattttcataattttcaataataacttttttaaaaacttcatatatatatatgtatatatttatatgtatgtatatgtgtatgtatgtgtatatatatatatgtatgtatatatatgtatatgtatgtatatatatatgtatatgtatgtatatatgtatgtatgtatatatatatatgtatatgtatatatatacatatatatatggataaaaagggtatatgtatatgtatgtatatgtatgtatatatatatatatgtatatgtatataNGAACGATGAGTGCTATTGTACCACAGTGTGTCTTGTCTTTGTCTTTGTCTAATTCAActatttcaaaatcattttcgAACACGTGCGTATATCAAAGCAACAGATATGACTCACTTTGTGACACGCGCCCAGCTAGTGTGAATATTACATaaaatgtttttcattttttgtctaaatattataatgaCAACCAAACGTCTCATAAAAAGacgaaaaaataaagaaggaaGCAAGAACGAGAGTGATAGAAGGAACCCACATGAATAAAAGAAGCCCGAGCAAGAGCTAAANataaaaaaataaaaaaatatatatatatcatttccGCAAATTTGAGCCTACagttccaaaaaataaatattatttaatgaataaaaaagaaaaagaaaataaaatgagaaattcAAAGCTGGAAAGTTGAAACTTGANAGAACGAGAGTGATAGAAGGAACCCACATGAATAAAAGAAGCCCGAGCAAGAGCTAAAGCGAGGATAAAAAGAGGGCTATAAATACACCTTTGATCGTCTAAAAACCCcttcaattttcataattttcaataataacttttttaaaaacttcatatatatatatgtatatatttatatgtatgtatatgtgtatgtatgtgtatatatatatatgtatgtatatatatgtatatgtatgtatatatatatgtatatgtatgtatatatgtatgtatgtatatatatatatgtatatgtatatatatacatatatatatggataaaaagggtatatgtatatgtatgtatatgtatgtatatatatatatatgtatatgtatatatatacccttttaactattttaaaatttaaaaaatttaaaataaagtatattaaaagctttattaaaaaaaaaaatatatatatatatatatatatcatttccGCAAATTTGAGCCTACagttccaaaaaataaatattatttaatgaataaaaaagcaaaaataaaataaaatgagaaattcAAAGCTGGAAAGTTGAAACTTGAAGAAGACGTTGAGAAAGAACGAAGTAAACGAGggcaagagagagagagagtgagcaGCCCACGAGTTCCGAGTAGATCTTGATTCGTGATGTTGCGGCATTTAGCGACAAGATGGGGTATGAACCCTAAATCCGATGGCTATGGCCTTTTCCATTCCTATTGTGCATTTACGCTTCCTTTTCTCATCCACCTGTTTCTTCATACCTCTTTCTCTCAAATCCCactctcttt is a window from the Cucurbita pepo subsp. pepo cultivar mu-cu-16 chromosome LG07, ASM280686v2, whole genome shotgun sequence genome containing:
- the LOC111798206 gene encoding U-box domain-containing protein 52-like isoform X1, which produces MWTQKYAKERKEVVVASNQLVGIAIDKDKGSQNALKWATENLLQKGQTAILIHVKLRSSSHSGSSYASSDLMSNNGSGNVLVSNEIDPSTRDLFLPFRCFCTRKDIFCKDIVIEDVDVAKALIEYVTQAGIDTLIVGTTTKSGFLRFKTTDIPGTILKGAPDFCNVYVISRGKIQTMRSASRPAPTSSPLRNFLLNQSGIKSQSSDSQKPQIQIGPEKPPIEPARRSHENIEFRSPFTRKGYNGKMPGEMSVPDTDISFVGSGRPSVDKLFPTYYDAVDPGRMPPRLSNGTDGDIYHSFESQPFGRKSLDVNLQEFSSIFSEGERLSTSSQSMEEVEAEMRRLKLELKQTMEMYSTACKEALTAKQKAIELQRWKSEEERRIEEARLAEEAALAMVEQEKAKSRAAMEAAEASKRIAELEAQKRINAEIKAFKEAEEKKKALDALANNDVRYRRYTIEEIEAATEFFSESLKIGEGGYGPVYKGYLDHTPVAIKVLRPDAAQGRSQFQQEVEVLSCIRHPNMVLLLGACPEYGCLVYEFMANGSLDDCLFRRKEKSKPLSWQLRFKIAAEIGTSLLFLHQTKPEPLVHRDLKPANILLDFNYVSKISDVGLARLVPPSVADSVTQYRMTSTAGTFCYIDPEYQQTGMLGVKSDIYSLGIMFLQLITAKPPMGLTHHVGRAIEKGNLSELLDPSVLDWPAEETLCFAELALKCAELRRKDRPDLSKTVLPELIRLRSVAEASLYSSDKDGV
- the LOC111798206 gene encoding U-box domain-containing protein 52-like isoform X2, encoding MWTQKYAKERKEVVVASNQLVGIAIDKDKGSQNALKWATENLLQKGQTAILIHVKLRSSSHSGSSYASSDLMSNNGSGNVLVSNEIDPSTRDLFLPFRCFCTRKDIFCKDIVIEDVDVAKALIEYVTQAGIDTLIVGTTTKSGFLRFKTTDIPGTILKGAPDFCNVYVISRGKIQTMRSASRPAPTSSPLRNFLLNQSGIKSQSSDSQKPQIQRPEKPPIEPARRSHENIEFRSPFTRKGYNGKMPGEMSVPDTDISFVGSGRPSVDKLFPTYYDAVDPGRMPPRLSNGTDGDIYHSFESQPFGRKSLDVNLQEFSSIFSEGERLSTSSQSMEEVEAEMRRLKLELKQTMEMYSTACKEALTAKQKAIELQRWKSEEERRIEEARLAEEAALAMVEQEKAKSRAAMEAAEASKRIAELEAQKRINAEIKAFKEAEEKKKALDALANNDVRYRRYTIEEIEAATEFFSESLKIGEGGYGPVYKGYLDHTPVAIKVLRPDAAQGRSQFQQEVEVLSCIRHPNMVLLLGACPEYGCLVYEFMANGSLDDCLFRRKEKSKPLSWQLRFKIAAEIGTSLLFLHQTKPEPLVHRDLKPANILLDFNYVSKISDVGLARLVPPSVADSVTQYRMTSTAGTFCYIDPEYQQTGMLGVKSDIYSLGIMFLQLITAKPPMGLTHHVGRAIEKGNLSELLDPSVLDWPAEETLCFAELALKCAELRRKDRPDLSKTVLPELIRLRSVAEASLYSSDKDGV
- the LOC111798206 gene encoding U-box domain-containing protein 35-like isoform X3, which codes for MWTQKYAKERKEVVVASNQLVGIAIDKDKGSQNALKWATENLLQKGQTAILIHVKLRSSSHSDLMSNNGSGNVLVSNEIDPSTRDLFLPFRCFCTRKDIFCKDIVIEDVDVAKALIEYVTQAGIDTLIVGTTTKSGFLRFKTTDIPGTILKGAPDFCNVYVISRGKIQTMRSASRPAPTSSPLRNFLLNQSGIKSQSSDSQKPQIQIGPEKPPIEPARRSHENIEFRSPFTRKGYNGKMPGEMSVPDTDISFVGSGRPSVDKLFPTYYDAVDPGRMPPRLSNGTDGDIYHSFESQPFGRKSLDVNLQEFSSIFSEGERLSTSSQSMEEVEAEMRRLKLELKQTMEMYSTACKEALTAKQKAIELQRWKSEEERRIEEARLAEEAALAMVEQEKAKSRAAMEAAEASKRIAELEAQKRINAEIKAFKEAEEKKKALDALANNDVRYRRYTIEEIEAATEFFSESLKIGEGGYGPVYKGYLDHTPVAIKVLRPDAAQGRSQFQQEVEVLSCIRHPNMVLLLGACPEYGCLVYEFMANGSLDDCLFRRKEKSKPLSWQLRFKIAAEIGTSLLFLHQTKPEPLVHRDLKPANILLDFNYVSKISDVGLARLVPPSVADSVTQYRMTSTAGTFCYIDPEYQQTGMLGVKSDIYSLGIMFLQLITAKPPMGLTHHVGRAIEKGNLSELLDPSVLDWPAEETLCFAELALKCAELRRKDRPDLSKTVLPELIRLRSVAEASLYSSDKDGV